The region TGATCACATCCTTGTTCCTAAGACTGTAAATCAGGGGATTAAACATTGGAGTCATTATGGTGTAGAAAAGAGAGAGCAGTTTGTCAGTTCCTGCAGAATGATTGGATTTGGGCCTTAAGTAGGTAATGGAAATGgatccaaagaataaaaatacaaccaGCAGGTGGGAAGAGCAGGTGGAGAAAGCTTTGGCCCTTCCCCTGACTGTTGGCAACCTCAGAATGGTGGAAATGATTTTGCTGTAAGAGACAAGTATCAACATAAAAGGAAATGTGGAAAACAATAGAGCTACCACATAGACTGACATTTCATGTACAACGACGTCCCCACAGGCTAGCTTGAGGATGGGGGATATGTCGCAGAAGAAGTGGTTAATTTGGTTAGAATTacagaaatgcagagagaaaattTGACTTGTTAGTCCTATCTGGACTGGGGCACCACCAATCCAGGAGCCAACAGCCATTTGGATACACTTCTTCTGGTT is a window of Suricata suricatta isolate VVHF042 unplaced genomic scaffold, meerkat_22Aug2017_6uvM2_HiC HiC_scaffold_29765, whole genome shotgun sequence DNA encoding:
- the LOC115284973 gene encoding olfactory receptor 10AG1-like codes for the protein SQMCFFLMLGASECFLLAVMAYDRYVAICNPLHYPLVMNQKKCIQMAVGSWIGGAPVQIGLTSQIFSLHFCNSNQINHFFCDISPILKLACGDVVVHEMSVYVVALLFSTFPFMLILVSYSKIISTILRLPTVRGRAKAFSTCSSHLLVVFLFFGSISITYLRPKSNHSAGTDKLLSLFYTIMTPMFNPLIYSLRNKDVITALRKLLLRKIA